A single region of the Rhodococcus sp. W8901 genome encodes:
- a CDS encoding fatty acyl-AMP ligase → MSKFTDEMYSTAATSSQALITGEPDAPLRQEWGEVHAIARRMAGALADAGIEHGDAIGVLAGMPVDIAPACQATWMRGASVTMLHQPTPRTDLQVWVQDTEMIIRMIAATAVIIGSPFEAAVPLLIERGIKVVTIDEMRAGGEIDPVDTSETDIALQQLTSGSTGSPRAVQLTHGNFYANAYAMIDRVKFNPDRDVMISWLPLFHDMGMIAFLAVPMQIGATTVHITPLDFLNAPLLWAELMGKYRGTLTAAPNFAYSLLARRLAQAPEGEYDLSTMRCLLNGAEPVDPDTMIALAEAGARFGLDPMALAPTYGMAEVTLAVSVPEPGQGMVLDHVDPDLLEAGGMAVRSNRSNARPLPTLGPLVPGLEGRVVARDGLELPRRAVGVIELRGKSVTPGYLTVDGPVPTQDDDGWINTGDIGYFTEDGLVVVCGRVKDVIIMGGRNIYPTDIERAAGSVAGVRPGNAVAIRLDAGDKRESFAVAVETNAIDDEDEVKRIEREVAHAVVSEVGVRPRNVAVLGPGSIPKTSSGKLRRSSSISLL, encoded by the coding sequence ATGAGCAAGTTCACCGACGAGATGTATTCCACGGCCGCGACGAGTTCGCAGGCCCTGATCACCGGCGAACCCGACGCGCCGCTGCGCCAGGAGTGGGGCGAGGTCCACGCGATTGCGCGCCGCATGGCCGGTGCGCTCGCCGACGCCGGGATCGAGCACGGCGACGCGATCGGCGTTCTGGCCGGCATGCCCGTCGATATCGCCCCGGCCTGTCAGGCGACGTGGATGCGGGGCGCGTCGGTGACGATGCTGCACCAGCCCACGCCGCGTACCGACCTGCAGGTGTGGGTGCAGGACACCGAGATGATCATCAGGATGATCGCGGCGACCGCGGTGATCATCGGGTCGCCCTTCGAGGCGGCGGTCCCGTTGCTGATCGAGCGCGGGATCAAGGTCGTGACCATCGACGAGATGCGTGCGGGCGGTGAGATCGACCCGGTCGACACGTCCGAGACCGACATTGCGTTGCAGCAGTTGACCTCCGGGTCCACCGGTTCGCCGAGGGCCGTGCAGCTCACGCACGGCAACTTCTACGCCAACGCCTACGCGATGATCGACCGCGTCAAGTTCAACCCCGACCGCGACGTCATGATCAGCTGGCTGCCCCTGTTTCACGACATGGGCATGATCGCCTTCCTCGCCGTGCCGATGCAGATCGGCGCCACCACGGTCCACATCACCCCGCTCGACTTCCTGAATGCGCCGCTGCTGTGGGCGGAACTGATGGGGAAGTATCGCGGAACACTCACCGCGGCACCGAATTTCGCGTACTCTCTGCTCGCCCGCCGGTTGGCGCAGGCGCCCGAGGGCGAGTACGACCTGTCGACCATGCGGTGCCTGCTCAACGGGGCCGAGCCGGTCGATCCCGACACGATGATCGCGCTCGCCGAGGCCGGCGCCCGATTCGGCCTGGATCCGATGGCGCTCGCCCCGACGTACGGGATGGCCGAGGTGACCCTCGCGGTGTCGGTGCCCGAACCCGGGCAGGGCATGGTGCTCGACCACGTCGACCCGGACCTCTTGGAGGCCGGCGGAATGGCGGTGCGCTCCAACCGAAGTAACGCTCGACCCCTCCCGACGCTGGGGCCGCTGGTGCCGGGACTCGAGGGGCGGGTGGTCGCGCGGGACGGGTTGGAGTTGCCGCGCCGCGCCGTCGGCGTGATCGAACTACGTGGAAAGTCCGTCACGCCCGGCTATCTCACCGTCGACGGGCCGGTGCCGACGCAGGACGACGACGGCTGGATCAACACCGGCGACATCGGCTACTTCACCGAGGACGGGCTGGTCGTGGTGTGCGGACGCGTCAAGGACGTCATCATCATGGGCGGCCGCAACATCTATCCCACCGACATCGAGCGCGCCGCCGGATCGGTCGCGGGGGTGCGCCCCGGCAACGCAGTCGCGATCCGCCTCGATGCCGGCGACAAGCGGGAGAGCTTCGCAGTTGCTGTGGAGACCAACGCAATCGACGACGAGGACGAGGTGAAGCGGATCGAGCGGGAGGTCGCGCACGCCGTGGTCTCCGAGGTCGGCGTCCGCCCGCGCAACGTCGCGGTCCTCGGGCCCGGGTCGATCCCGAAGACCTCGTCGGGCAAGCTTCGACGGTCGAGTTCGATCAGCCTGCTCTGA
- a CDS encoding ribonuclease H family protein has translation MLAVIHARKNRCLDGGLARAVAVWQANDETHTRLFVRDDATDASYFAAALDAFSFLLDLSATRAEPILLHLTDNTLRKEIDHVLDAFPSITIVGVARGAVADLSRVGLDALDADAGARTTAREELERLRIAALPELTVATDASKSRRRGVGVACVSEEGNRHQRMVPNVKTVLTGELLAIELAIDRFTDRRLHILTDSQAALQHLGVLQSNWPLPRDGEAAVVADRIRHSLVGRHVRFSWVRGHSGHLLNETADRLAVAVRRAHEAQIPTEIRRAVAERIVEPVLAAA, from the coding sequence GTGCTTGCCGTGATCCACGCCCGCAAGAACCGCTGCCTCGACGGCGGTCTCGCCCGCGCCGTCGCCGTGTGGCAGGCGAACGACGAAACGCACACGCGCCTGTTCGTCCGCGACGATGCAACCGACGCGTCGTACTTCGCGGCGGCGCTCGATGCGTTCTCGTTCCTCCTCGACCTCTCCGCCACCCGCGCGGAGCCCATCCTGCTCCACCTCACCGACAACACCCTCCGCAAAGAGATCGATCACGTCCTCGACGCATTCCCGTCGATCACGATCGTCGGGGTGGCCCGGGGCGCCGTCGCGGATCTCTCACGCGTTGGTCTCGATGCCCTCGATGCCGATGCCGGCGCACGGACGACCGCACGCGAGGAGCTCGAGCGCCTGCGAATCGCGGCGCTGCCGGAGCTGACGGTCGCCACGGATGCCTCCAAGTCACGCCGCCGGGGAGTCGGCGTGGCCTGTGTGAGCGAAGAGGGCAATCGTCATCAGCGGATGGTCCCGAACGTCAAGACGGTGCTCACCGGTGAACTGCTCGCGATCGAACTCGCGATCGACCGGTTCACCGACCGCCGGCTCCACATTCTCACCGACAGTCAGGCGGCACTGCAGCACCTCGGGGTGCTGCAGTCGAACTGGCCGCTGCCACGCGATGGGGAGGCCGCGGTGGTTGCGGACCGCATCAGGCACTCGTTAGTCGGTCGACACGTCCGTTTCTCCTGGGTGCGCGGGCACAGTGGGCACCTGTTGAACGAGACCGCCGATCGGCTCGCCGTGGCGGTCCGACGCGCCCACGAGGCGCAGATCCCGACCGAGATTCGCCGGGCCGTCGCGGAGCGCATCGTCGAACCGGTCCTCGCCGCAGCCTGA
- a CDS encoding class I SAM-dependent DNA methyltransferase, translating into MPSRKKSAVSAPSTMKELKDTLWKAADKLRGSMDASQYKDVILGLVFLKYVSDAFDERRGQIREELLAEGMNEDQIATLIDDEDEYLGSSVFWVPEPARWSFLAENAKGIQEAVGVEGRTAGELIDAAMRELMAANSTLAGTLPTIFNNQSVDQRRLGELIDLFGDTRFTGHGATKARDLLGEVYEYFLEKFARAEGKRGGEFYTPAGVVRVLVEMLEPYSGRVYDPCCGSGGMFVQTEKFVERHGGNPTEVAVYGQELNERTWRMAKMNLAIHGITGNLGDRWEDTFAQDKHPDLLADFILANPPFNIKDWTRKEDDKRWKFGVPPAGNANYAWIQHIISKLAERGSAGVVMANGSMSSNSGGEGEIRAQLVEADLVSCMIALPTQLFRSTGIPVCVWFFAKDKAVGPKGKIDRQGQVLFIDARNLGYMVDRAERALSDDDIAKIAGTFHAWRGTGSASGAVYEDEPGFCYSATLAEIKEADYALTPGRYVGAAPIEDDGEPIAEKLERLTKELFEQFDESARLQAVVREQLGRVL; encoded by the coding sequence ATGCCATCGAGGAAGAAGTCTGCGGTCTCCGCGCCGTCGACGATGAAGGAACTCAAGGACACTCTGTGGAAGGCCGCGGACAAGCTGCGCGGGTCCATGGACGCCTCGCAGTACAAGGACGTGATCCTCGGGCTGGTGTTCCTCAAGTACGTCTCCGACGCGTTTGACGAGCGCCGCGGCCAGATCCGTGAGGAGCTGCTGGCGGAGGGGATGAACGAGGATCAGATCGCGACGCTGATCGACGACGAGGACGAATACCTCGGCAGCAGTGTCTTCTGGGTTCCGGAGCCGGCGCGGTGGAGCTTCCTTGCGGAGAACGCGAAGGGCATTCAGGAAGCTGTCGGTGTCGAGGGACGCACGGCCGGTGAGCTGATCGACGCTGCGATGCGTGAGCTGATGGCAGCCAATTCGACTTTGGCGGGCACGCTTCCGACGATCTTCAATAACCAGAGCGTCGACCAGCGCCGGCTCGGTGAACTGATCGACCTGTTCGGCGACACCCGCTTCACCGGTCACGGCGCGACGAAGGCGCGGGACCTGCTGGGTGAGGTGTACGAGTACTTCCTCGAGAAGTTCGCGCGTGCGGAGGGTAAGCGCGGCGGCGAGTTCTACACGCCCGCCGGGGTGGTGCGGGTACTGGTCGAGATGCTCGAGCCGTACAGCGGTCGTGTGTACGACCCGTGCTGTGGTTCGGGTGGCATGTTCGTGCAGACCGAGAAGTTCGTGGAGCGGCACGGCGGCAACCCCACCGAGGTGGCGGTGTACGGCCAGGAGCTCAACGAGCGCACGTGGCGGATGGCGAAGATGAACCTCGCGATCCACGGCATCACCGGCAACCTCGGGGACCGCTGGGAGGACACGTTCGCCCAGGACAAGCATCCGGACCTGTTGGCAGACTTCATCCTTGCCAATCCGCCGTTCAACATCAAAGACTGGACACGCAAGGAAGACGACAAGCGCTGGAAGTTCGGCGTTCCCCCGGCGGGCAACGCGAACTACGCGTGGATCCAGCACATCATCTCGAAGCTCGCCGAGCGTGGCAGCGCCGGTGTCGTCATGGCCAACGGGTCGATGTCGTCGAATTCCGGTGGCGAGGGCGAGATCCGGGCGCAGCTGGTGGAGGCCGACCTGGTCTCGTGCATGATCGCGCTGCCCACACAGCTGTTCCGCAGCACCGGAATCCCGGTGTGCGTGTGGTTCTTCGCGAAAGACAAGGCTGTCGGGCCGAAGGGCAAGATCGACCGCCAGGGCCAGGTTCTGTTCATCGATGCCCGCAACCTGGGCTACATGGTCGACCGCGCCGAGCGGGCGCTGAGCGACGACGACATCGCCAAGATCGCTGGCACGTTCCATGCCTGGCGCGGAACGGGATCTGCTTCCGGTGCTGTCTATGAGGACGAACCCGGCTTCTGCTACTCGGCCACTCTCGCGGAGATCAAGGAAGCGGACTACGCCCTCACTCCGGGCCGGTACGTCGGCGCTGCTCCGATTGAGGACGACGGCGAACCGATCGCAGAGAAGCTGGAGCGGTTGACCAAGGAACTGTTCGAGCAGTTCGACGAGTCGGCGCGATTGCAAGCCGTCGTGCGCGAGCAGTTGGGGAGGGTGTTGTGA
- a CDS encoding restriction endonuclease subunit S — MSAPVLARYSLPELLSEIVDNRGRSCPTADSGIPLIATNCLKEDQLYPVSENIRYVDRQTYSEWFRGHPEPNDILFVCKGSPGRIAMVPDPVPFCIAQDMVSLRADQAKVTPRYLYYLLKNPDTRRKIENMHVGTMIPHFKKGDFGKLHLDVHSSLAQQCAIAGILGALDDKIAGNRKLTEKVEELASITFAQMLEESSTVPLSATADFVNGKAFTKGASGTGRVVVRIAELNSGIGGSTVFSDIEVDDKFVARAGDILFAWSGSLTLHRWFRDDAIVNQHIFKVIPAEGYPSWLVYQLIQRKLQQFKDIAADKATTMGHIQRRHLDELVEVPSRSVIEQRDSFMTALWERALLAEQESETLAATRDALLPRLMSGELRVRDAERQVEAVL, encoded by the coding sequence GTGAGTGCTCCTGTCTTGGCTCGCTACTCCCTCCCGGAGTTGTTGTCGGAGATCGTTGATAACCGTGGAAGATCCTGCCCAACAGCGGATTCGGGGATTCCGTTGATTGCAACCAACTGCCTGAAGGAAGATCAACTTTATCCTGTTTCTGAGAACATCAGGTATGTCGATCGCCAGACGTATAGCGAGTGGTTTCGAGGCCACCCGGAGCCGAACGATATTCTGTTCGTATGTAAAGGTAGTCCGGGACGGATTGCGATGGTGCCTGACCCGGTACCGTTCTGTATTGCGCAGGATATGGTCTCGCTACGGGCCGATCAGGCGAAGGTCACGCCTCGCTACCTCTACTATCTACTGAAGAACCCTGACACTCGACGCAAAATCGAGAACATGCATGTGGGGACGATGATTCCGCATTTCAAGAAGGGCGATTTCGGCAAGCTGCATCTGGATGTCCATTCGTCCCTCGCGCAACAGTGTGCTATTGCCGGAATCCTCGGTGCCCTCGACGACAAGATCGCCGGGAATCGCAAGCTGACCGAGAAGGTTGAGGAGCTGGCTTCGATCACGTTTGCTCAGATGCTCGAAGAATCGTCGACTGTTCCTCTCTCGGCGACTGCTGACTTCGTCAACGGAAAGGCGTTCACCAAGGGTGCGAGTGGAACCGGCCGTGTTGTGGTTCGGATTGCTGAACTGAATTCGGGTATCGGCGGGTCGACTGTGTTCAGTGACATCGAGGTCGACGACAAGTTCGTCGCGCGGGCAGGAGACATCCTTTTCGCTTGGTCGGGCTCGTTGACCCTGCATCGGTGGTTCCGTGACGACGCCATTGTGAACCAGCACATCTTCAAGGTGATTCCTGCAGAGGGATACCCATCGTGGTTGGTCTATCAGCTGATTCAGCGGAAGCTGCAACAGTTCAAGGACATTGCCGCGGACAAGGCCACGACGATGGGACACATCCAGCGCCGCCACCTGGACGAGTTGGTCGAGGTCCCCTCCCGCTCTGTCATTGAGCAGCGCGATTCGTTCATGACTGCGTTGTGGGAACGTGCGCTGCTTGCTGAACAGGAATCCGAGACCCTCGCCGCCACCCGCGACGCGCTGCTTCCACGTCTGATGTCTGGGGAACTTCGCGTCCGTGATGCGGAACGTCAGGTCGAAGCGGTGCTGTGA
- a CDS encoding DUF6508 domain-containing protein, translating to MTDQNFRTPEGVLAALHSQDIAELRMLVERIRLHEGEFGYVKRSEPTRAGALGFGYTVEDPLVDESVRWLDSKGLLDRAFVGAAEPAVGRLPERGDVGPVVAAFDVAEVLGLLTRLVLADRFCEGALVGVFDNGTMPALFDRLVVLVTES from the coding sequence ATGACCGATCAGAACTTCCGGACACCGGAAGGCGTCCTGGCCGCACTGCACTCGCAGGACATCGCGGAGTTGCGGATGCTCGTCGAACGAATTCGACTGCACGAAGGCGAATTCGGATACGTGAAGCGTTCAGAGCCGACCCGGGCGGGCGCCCTGGGATTCGGGTACACGGTCGAGGACCCGCTGGTCGATGAGTCGGTGAGGTGGCTCGACTCGAAGGGTCTCCTGGATCGCGCTTTCGTCGGTGCTGCCGAGCCGGCGGTCGGGCGGCTGCCCGAGCGCGGAGACGTCGGCCCAGTCGTGGCTGCTTTCGATGTCGCCGAGGTGCTGGGTCTTCTGACGAGACTGGTTCTCGCTGATCGATTCTGCGAGGGAGCGCTCGTCGGCGTCTTTGACAACGGAACGATGCCGGCTCTGTTCGATCGTCTGGTCGTGTTGGTCACGGAGTCGTAG
- a CDS encoding PASTA domain-containing protein, with amino-acid sequence MMNAVIPYLRVLAGFFAGVVTWLAIVSLVQLDFGSVGISLIMAAGLWYLAVGRPIRNHFARIKAEKDALAARAQAGHEAFLAGDTSAAFAPPPEAPTKQPVRRGVVIASAVAAAFVLIGIIGDISDGLDHDSSTEDTSRTPATLAPPPAVPAAPAGLAPLAPQPTSAASAGRGAAQALMPNVKCMNLQKAQDTIQEAGVFYSRSEDATGKGRMQISDRNWVVVEQRPAAGTPIAEGDAVLAVVKYGEPGDCS; translated from the coding sequence ATGATGAACGCCGTAATTCCGTATCTTCGCGTCCTCGCCGGATTCTTCGCCGGAGTCGTGACCTGGCTGGCGATCGTCAGCCTCGTGCAACTCGACTTCGGCTCCGTCGGGATCTCCCTGATCATGGCGGCGGGCCTGTGGTATCTCGCCGTCGGTCGACCGATTCGCAACCACTTCGCCAGGATCAAGGCCGAGAAGGACGCCCTGGCCGCCCGCGCCCAGGCCGGGCACGAGGCGTTCCTTGCCGGCGATACGTCCGCGGCCTTCGCCCCGCCGCCGGAGGCGCCAACGAAGCAGCCTGTTCGCCGGGGTGTCGTCATCGCATCCGCAGTGGCTGCTGCGTTCGTCCTGATCGGGATCATCGGCGACATCAGCGATGGACTCGACCATGACTCGTCGACGGAGGACACCAGCAGAACGCCCGCGACGCTGGCACCGCCACCCGCGGTCCCCGCCGCCCCGGCCGGGCTGGCGCCGCTCGCACCGCAGCCGACCTCGGCGGCGTCGGCCGGTCGGGGAGCTGCCCAGGCATTGATGCCGAACGTGAAGTGCATGAATCTGCAGAAGGCGCAGGACACGATCCAGGAGGCCGGAGTCTTCTACTCCCGGAGCGAGGATGCGACCGGTAAGGGCCGGATGCAGATCTCGGATCGCAATTGGGTGGTCGTGGAGCAACGCCCCGCAGCGGGCACTCCGATCGCCGAGGGTGATGCCGTGCTAGCGGTGGTCAAGTACGGGGAGCCCGGGGACTGCTCCTGA
- a CDS encoding HNH endonuclease signature motif containing protein — protein sequence MSEGSTRVESMFDTGVLAEAADADVAAVLVERHARIAREQFSEIDAVTTLFVTRCEEDARLGRNEAHHGEFAHVEVAGLLGLTEVSARRMIGLGCDLRWRLHQVRAQFQAGRIDLAKAHALSEALANVSDDKLEKIERCLLDGAAQSTTTRLKERARRLIARLDPDGARERRRRAVEDRDVRVIAGDHAMSHLDGLLPAEGGRILATRLRAMSFDVCGHDPRTHAQRRADALVALAAGHTHLECRCGSVDCTARTDTTAKNRAGVQVQVLVGVDASTLLGLDDAPGYLSGHGAIDADLARELAADATWKQVLTLSAADRARLTGDSNTGPVLGIGPTLPSPEQSPQSLASRTRERLRATTYRPSSQLADIVRTRDGVCRFPNCAAPATACDLDHTVPFDHENPDRGGLTVESNLACLCRTHHRIKTLGYWTVRQVGQGRLEWIDPTGRTSVTYPQGPFSDSDPQPTLSAGLDSRLVDRLTDSRTLARLRYSKAELDLDYLVESWFPASLRGRRAAPPPEPPTVVECDDTAPF from the coding sequence TTGTCGGAGGGCTCCACTAGAGTCGAAAGCATGTTCGATACGGGGGTGTTGGCTGAGGCGGCGGACGCGGATGTGGCCGCCGTCCTCGTCGAGCGGCACGCCCGTATCGCGCGTGAACAGTTCAGTGAGATCGATGCGGTGACAACGCTGTTCGTCACCCGCTGCGAAGAGGATGCGCGTCTCGGTAGGAACGAGGCGCACCACGGCGAGTTCGCGCACGTCGAGGTGGCCGGCCTCCTCGGGCTCACTGAGGTGTCCGCCCGGCGAATGATCGGGCTCGGCTGTGACCTGCGGTGGCGACTGCATCAGGTTCGTGCCCAGTTCCAGGCTGGGCGGATCGACCTCGCGAAAGCCCACGCGCTGTCGGAGGCGCTGGCGAATGTCTCCGACGACAAGCTGGAGAAGATCGAGCGCTGCCTGCTCGACGGTGCGGCGCAGTCGACCACCACGCGACTGAAGGAGCGTGCCCGACGTCTGATTGCGAGGCTCGACCCTGACGGCGCGCGAGAACGGCGCCGACGTGCTGTCGAGGACCGCGACGTGAGAGTAATTGCTGGCGACCACGCGATGTCGCACCTGGACGGACTGCTGCCCGCCGAGGGCGGTCGCATCCTCGCAACCCGACTCCGGGCCATGAGCTTCGACGTCTGCGGACACGACCCACGGACCCATGCGCAGCGCCGGGCAGACGCGCTCGTCGCTCTCGCCGCCGGCCACACCCACCTCGAGTGCCGCTGCGGCAGCGTGGATTGCACCGCCCGCACCGACACCACAGCGAAGAACCGCGCCGGCGTCCAGGTACAGGTGCTCGTCGGAGTCGATGCGTCGACACTGCTGGGACTCGACGACGCCCCCGGGTACCTGTCGGGACACGGCGCGATAGACGCCGATCTGGCCCGCGAACTCGCTGCGGACGCCACGTGGAAGCAGGTCCTGACGCTTTCCGCGGCAGATCGAGCCAGGCTCACCGGCGACAGCAACACCGGGCCGGTGCTCGGGATCGGACCGACACTTCCGTCCCCCGAACAATCTCCACAATCGCTCGCTTCCAGAACGCGAGAACGATTGCGGGCAACAACCTATCGTCCGAGCTCCCAATTGGCGGACATCGTCAGGACACGGGACGGCGTGTGCCGCTTCCCGAACTGCGCCGCGCCCGCCACCGCATGCGACCTCGACCACACGGTCCCGTTCGATCATGAGAACCCGGATCGCGGCGGGCTCACCGTCGAGTCGAATCTCGCGTGCCTGTGCCGGACCCACCACCGGATCAAGACCCTCGGCTACTGGACCGTCCGCCAAGTCGGGCAAGGCCGGCTCGAGTGGATCGATCCCACCGGTCGGACCAGCGTGACATATCCGCAAGGACCGTTCTCCGATTCGGACCCGCAACCGACTCTCAGCGCCGGGCTCGATTCCCGACTCGTCGATCGGCTCACCGACTCACGAACCCTTGCACGGCTCCGGTACTCGAAAGCCGAACTCGACCTCGACTATCTCGTCGAAAGCTGGTTCCCCGCAAGCCTTCGAGGGCGTCGAGCCGCGCCGCCACCGGAGCCGCCCACGGTCGTCGAGTGCGACGACACCGCGCCCTTCTGA
- a CDS encoding DUF4352 domain-containing protein: protein MTAPQNPLPGQPNQFPATPPAVQPPKKKSKKWPWVVGAIAAVVVISAISNGKDDATPADGQAAAADVVAVDAAAPAAPAAPAPAPAPAPAPAAKKALPGLNAPVRDGKFEFVVTDVETGLGTVGDNPFLTKKAQGQFVIVTMTVQNTSDKPKGLSPSDQELYDSQGRKFTADTSAGIALDSDVSVWDEINPGNKVTMKVVYDMPADTAPAEMELHDSMFSSGSRVALQ from the coding sequence ATGACCGCTCCCCAGAATCCCCTGCCCGGACAGCCCAACCAGTTCCCGGCCACTCCCCCGGCGGTCCAGCCGCCGAAGAAGAAGTCCAAGAAGTGGCCGTGGGTGGTGGGTGCCATCGCCGCCGTCGTGGTGATCAGCGCGATCAGCAACGGCAAGGACGACGCGACACCCGCCGACGGTCAGGCAGCGGCAGCAGACGTCGTCGCGGTCGACGCGGCAGCACCCGCGGCTCCGGCGGCACCCGCACCCGCACCGGCACCGGCACCGGCACCGGCCGCGAAGAAGGCCCTGCCCGGATTGAACGCACCGGTCCGTGACGGCAAGTTCGAGTTCGTCGTCACGGACGTCGAGACGGGGCTCGGCACTGTCGGCGACAACCCGTTCCTCACCAAGAAGGCGCAGGGACAGTTCGTGATCGTGACGATGACTGTGCAGAACACCTCGGACAAGCCGAAGGGACTGAGCCCGAGCGACCAGGAGCTGTACGACTCCCAGGGGCGCAAGTTCACCGCCGACACGTCGGCGGGAATCGCCCTCGACTCGGACGTCTCGGTCTGGGACGAAATCAACCCGGGCAACAAGGTGACGATGAAGGTCGTCTACGACATGCCCGCCGACACCGCGCCGGCCGAGATGGAACTGCACGACTCGATGTTCTCGAGCGGCTCACGAGTCGCCCTCCAGTAG